The region TGACCCAGGCGGTCATCACCGTTCCGGCCTATTTCAACGACAGCCAGCGCCAAGCGACCAAGGACGCCGGCAAGATCGCCGGCCTTGAGGTGTTGCGCATCATCAACGAGCCGACCGCGGCCGCGCTGGCCTACGGCCTCGACAAGAAGGAACAGGGCACCATCGTGGTTTATGACCTCGGCGGCGGCACGTTCGACGTGTCGGTGCTGGAGATCGGCGACGGCGTCTTCGAGGTGAAGTCGACCAACGGCGACACCTTCCTAGGCGGCGAGGACTTCGACAAGCGGATTCTCGATTACCTGGCCGAGGAGTTCCAGAAGGAGAACGGCATCGACCTGCGCGTCGACAAGCTTGCGCTGCAGCGTCTGAAGGAAGCCGCCGAGAAGGCCAAGATCGAGCTTTCGAGTGCGGTCCAGACCGAGATCAACCTGCCCTTTATCACGGCCGATGCCTCGGGTCCGAAGCATCTCACCATCAAGCTTACCCGCGCCAAGCTTGAGGCGCTCGTCGACGACCTGCTCGAGCGTACCCTGGTGCCGTGCAAGAAGGCCCTGAAGGATGCGGGCCTGACGGCTGGCGAAATCGACGAAGTCGTCCTGGTCGGCGGCATGACCCGCATGCCCAAGTGCCAGGAGAAGGTGCAGCAGTTCTTCGGCAAGGAGCCGCACAAAGGTGTGAACCCCGACGAGGTCGTCGCGATCGGTGCGGCTATCCAGGCCGGCGTGCTGCAGGGCGAGGTCAAGGACGTCCTTCTGCTCGACGTCACGCCGCTCTCGCTGGGCATCGAGACGCTGGGTGGTGTCTTCACCCGCCTGATTGACCGCAACACGACGATCCCGACGCGCAAGAGCCAGGTATTCTCGACCGCCGAAGACAACCAGACCGCGGTGACCATCCGCGTTGCCCAGGGCGAGCGCGAGATGGCGTCCGACAACAAGATGCTGGGTCAGTTCGACCTGGTCGGCATTCCGACCGCACCGCGCGGCCTGCCGCAGATCGAGGTCACCTTCGACATCGACGCCAACGGCATCGTCAACGTCTCGGCCAAGGACAAGGCGACCGGCAAGGAGCAGCAGATCCGCATCCAGGCCTCCGGCGGTCTCTCCGACGACGAGATAGACGGCATGGTGAAGGACGCCGAGAGCCACGCCGAGGAAGACAAGAAGCGACGTGAGGGTGTCGAGGCGCGCAACCAAGCCGACGGCCTGATCCACTCGACCGAGCAGCAGCTCTCGGAGCACGGCGATGCTGTCGATCCTGATGTGAAGGGTGAGATCGAGGCGGCGATCACCGAGCTACGGGCCGTGATCGAGAACGAGGACGCCCAGACCGAGGCGATCGAGTCGAAGACCCAGGTGCTGATGCAGGCTGCAATGAAGATGGGTGACGCCATCTACAAGGCTCAGCAGGAGGCCGAGGCTGCGGCGGGCGGCGACGGTTCGTCTCCCGCCGAGGACGGTGTCGTCGATGCCGAGTTCGAAGAGGTCGACGACGACGACAAGAAGACCGGCACGGTCTGATCAAGGCGCGAACACGATGACAGGCCGTACCGCGACCGGTGCGGCCCGTGTCGGTTCCATTTCGGCGGGATAGATACGAACAATGGCCAAACGCGATTACTATGACGTGCTTGGCGTCGAGCGCGGCGCGGACGAGAAGGCGATCAAGAGCGCCTATCGCAAACTCGCCATGCAGTATCACCCCGACCGCAACCAGGACAACGCCGAGGCCGAGCAGAAGTTCAAGGAAGCCAACGAGGCTTACGAGGTTCTGAAGGACGAGCAGAAGCGCGCCGCCTACGACCAGTTCGGCCATGCCGCCTTCGAGAACGGCATGGGTGGCGGCGGGGCCCAGGCGCATGATTTTGCTTCGAGCTTCGCCGACGTGTTCGACGATCTGTTCGGCGAGTTCATGGGCGGCAACCGTCGTCGTGGCCAGGGCAACGGCCAGCGCGGCGCCGATCTGCGTTACAACATGGGGATCACGCTCGAGGAGGCCTTCGCCGGCAAGCAGGCGAAGGTCCGCGTGCCGACCGCCGTCATCTGCGAAGCCTGTGGCGGTAGCGGTGCCGACGATCCCGAAGCAACGTCTATCTGCGGCACCTGCGCCGGCTACGGCAAGGCGCGGGCCCAGCAGGGCTTCTTCTCTATCGAGCGGACCTGCCCGACCTGCGGCGGTACGGGCAAGGTGATCGGCGATTCCTGCAAGGTTTGCGGTGGCGCGGGCCGGGTGCAGAAGGAAAAGTCGCTCAACGTCACGATCCCTGCCGGCGTCGACGACGGCATGCGCATTCGCCTCTCGGGCGAGGGCGAGGCGGGCGGGCGCGGCGGGCCCGCGGGCGATCTCTACATCGTTCTGACCGTCCGCCCGCATCCGATCTTCCAGCGCGACGGCGGCACGATCTACTGCCCGGTGCCGATCACGCTCGTGACCGCGGCTCTCGGCGGTACGATCGAGGTCCCCACGATCGACGGCAAGCGCGCCAAGGTTTCGATTCCCGCCGGAACGCAGACCGGACGTCAGTTCCGCTTACGCGGCAAGGGTATGACCGGTGTCCGCAGCTCGGCCCGCGGTGACATGATCATCGAAACCTTGGTCGAAACCCCGGTCGCCCTGACTGCCCGCCAGAAAGAGCTCCTCAAGAAGTTCGATGAGGCCGGTGGCGGCAAGGGCCAGAACCCGGAATCGGAAGGCTTCTTCACCAAGGTGAAGGACCTCTGGCAGGACCTGACCGACTAGATCGGGTTCGACCGAATTCACCTGCCGTTCGCCCTCAGTTTGCCACACCCCGGGTGAATGATTTCCGGTTGCCGCGAAGGAACTGTTTATATGCGCCTGACTGCTTCCTCTGGTTCTCGCCGCCGTACTGTCGTCGCCCGCACTCGCTCAATCCAGCGTGATGCGGGAAGAAGATCTGATGGCCTGTGCCGACGGTCTAAGCGCGGCCAATGCCAACGACGATGGCAGGATGACGCACGACGAGGCGATGGCTGCGAACTTCAGCCTGCTCGACGGCGATGCCGACGGTGTCGTGACCGAAAAGGAGTTCGCGGCCTGCCGCACAGGTGTGACCCTCGAGGAGTACCTAGCCTTCGGGATGGTACGCTACGAACGCGCCGCCGAAGAGGCGCTGTCCGATCCCGATGTCGGCATTCCCGTCAAGGTGCTCACACGTGTGCGCTGAGCGCACACTGTTTCCATCTCGGCGCGTTCCGTTCTATGGATGCGCTATGACTGTCAGGATCGGCATATGCGGAGCCGCCGGGCGCATGGGCCGCATGCTCGCCCGGACGGCGTTTGTGCGCGAAGGCGCGATCGTGGCCGCGGGTTCGGAACAGCCGGGTAGCGATTCGCTCGGCAAGGACCTTGGTGTCCTTGCCGGCCTCAAGCCCCTGGAGGTCGCGATCGGCGACGATCGCTCTGCGCTGTTTGCTGCGAGCGACGTGGTGGTCGATTTCACCGCACCGGTCTCGACGCTCGCCAACGCACGCGAAGCTGCGGCGACCCGCAAGGGCCTCGTGGTTGGCACCACTGGTCTCTCGGCCGACGACAAGGCCGCGCTCGCCACCTGTGCTGCCTCCGCACCCATCGTCTTCGCCGCCAACATGAGCCTGTGCGTCAACCTCCTGCTCAGCGTCACGCGCAAGGTTGCCGCGACGCTCGACGACGAGTTCGACATTGAGATCGTCGAGATGCATCACCGCCACAAGGTCGATGCGCCGTCGGGTACGGCGCTCGCCCTGGCCGAAGCCGTGGCCGAGGGACGTGGGGTCGTCCTCGACGATGTCGCCGACCGGGGTCGTGACGGCATAACCGGTGCGCGCGAGCGTGGCGCGATCGGGATGGCTGCACTGCGCGGTGGCGATGTCGTGGGCGAACACATGGTCGTCTTCGCCGCCGATGGCGAGCGTATTGAGATCGGACATCGCGCCACCGACCGCGGCATCTTCGCCCGCGGTGCGATCACCGCGGCGCTCTGGCTCCATGGCCGGGATCCCGGGTTCTACGATATGCAGGATGTGCTCGGCCTGAGCGATTGACGTCGTGTCAGGGTTCCAGCCACTCACCTTCGAGTCTTGGCCGTCCGCGCCGGTTCACCAGCCAGGCTACAAACACGATCAGGGTCATGCCGAAGAGCGCTTCCCAAGACAGCCGCTCGCCGAGGAAGACGGCGCCGATCAAGACCGCGACGGTGGGCACGAGATACGCCACCATTGAAGCAGGGGTCGCGCCGGTGCGTGCCGGCAGGTGGGTAGAAGATCAGGCCGGGAATGGCGCTGCCGACGGTGCCGAGCACCAAGAGTGCGCCGATGCTCGTCCAGCCAATCTCCAGGGTCCATGGCTGGTCGAAGCCAAGCGACAGCGGCACCAGCGCAAGGACCGCCGCGACCTGCGACCCGAGGGCCAAGGCAATCGGCGCGACCGGCCTGGCGCTGCGCGCCAGCACGTTGGTACCCGCGATGCTGATCGCCGCACCAAGCACGGCGAGTCGGTAACCAAGTAGACATCGGCATCATACAGCGCGCCACGGCCGATGGTGGGACGATCTGCTGTGTGGGGCGCGAGCGCGATTTGCCCTATCCGGCATCGGGAACACGCCGCCAGCGTGCCAAGGCATCGTTGATGGCGCTGGCCAGTTCGCTGCGTTCCTCATCGGTCAGGAACGCGCCGATCAGGAGGCGGCGGCCGTGAGATGTCACCACGAGCTCTGTGCTCTCGTTTCGGCGCGTTTCGATCCCGACACGGACCCATCCGGGCTCGAAAGTCCAGTAGAGCCTTCTGCCCGATGGTGTGTGGCGGTCGATTCGCAAGACCCGGTTATCGAGCCGCACGGTTTCGACCGTGCGTCCGGACCGGTAGTTGAGTTCGAACGCGCCCCACACCAGAAGCACCTCCAGGCCGCAGAATCCCGCGACCGGCCAAGCGCCCAGACTCCAGAAGGCAAGTCCGACGGATCCCAGGGCCAGAGCTAGGCTGCCGATCAGTACGGCAAAGCCCCAGCGCGGGAGGGACCGATGCGGCACGAGCATCGCATCGAACAAGATTCCGTCAGGTTTGGCGTCGCCGTGTTCGTTCATGGTCACGGTGATAGCGCGTCCGGCACAACGCGTCATCTTGCGCTAAAGCGTGTCAGGCTGGATCCTGAAACAGGACCCGGACTGTGAGACGGGCCACAGACAAATACGGAGGCCGCGTGAAGAAGGATGACATCGACCGCCTGTTTGCATCGCTCGCGGCGGTGATTCCCGAGCCGGAAACCGAGCTCGAGTACACCAATGTCTTCACCCTGCTGGTCTCAGTCGTGCTTTCGGCCCAGGCGACTGACAAGAGCGTGAACGAGGCGACTCCGGCCCTCTTCGCCCTGGCCGACACGCCTGAGAAGATGATCGCGCTGGGCGAAGACGGCGTGCGCGAGAAGATCAAGACGATCGGCCTCTTCAATTCGAAGGCCAAGAACGTCATCAAACTCTCAGGGATGCTGCTCGCCGAGCATGGCGGTGCGGTGCCGCAGAGCCGGGAGGAACTCCAGAAGCTGCCGGGCGTGGGCCGCAAGACTGCCAGCGTGGTGATGAACGAGGCCTTCGGCGAGGCCACGATCGCGGTCGATACCCATGTCTTTCGTGTCTCGAATCGCACCGGCCTGGCGCGCGCCAAGACACCGGACAAGGTCGAGCAGAAGCTCGAGAGGATCGTCCCGGCACAATGGAAGAAGGGCGCGCACCACTGGTTGATCCTGCACGGGCGCTACACCTGTCTTGCGCGCAAACCGAAATGCTGGACGTGTGTGATCTCGGACATCTGTCCGCACAAACCCAAGACTCCCGATCCCGAGATCGAGGCTGCCACCAAGGCCGAGAAAAAGGCTACTGGTGCCCGTAAACTGGCGCCGCCGAAACCCGAGAAGGCCACGGCAAAAAAGGCCGCGAAGACCAAGGTGGCGAAGCGCCGCTCATCCTGACAGCACGCTGTCAGCAGAGGTGTGAGACGGTGTTTGCCAAACAGGAGACCACCATGCCTGATTTCACCGACTATCGGGCCGTATCCGGCCGTTTCGAACCTGTCTGGATCCTCGAGATCCAGACCCTGCCCGACGACACCGACCGCATCCTCGATGCGGTCATGCAGGTCCATCCACTCGGCTACGGGCGCTATCAGCGCAATGCCAGCATCTCGGCGCTGGGCAAGGAGACGGCGCACACGCATGTCGCCGGGTTCGAGCCCGGCTCGACCGAGACCTATCCCATGGTCGAACTGAAGATATCCTTCGAACGCGATCTCGATGTGCTGGCGCGCATCATGGATGCGGTGATCGCAGTGCACCACTACGAGGAACCGGTGATCTTTCTGCGCGAGGACTGGACCAGCCGAGCCGCCTACGACCCCAATCGCGACAACCCGCACCGCTGGTGGAACAACGGCCGCGGCCTGCCCAAGCGACTCTAGCAGCAACAAGCCGATCTTGTCATCCCGGGCCAGTGAGCGCCGTGAACGCGAGCTGGAATCACGGCAACGCGCAGCCTCGACGATTTACCGAATCGGGATTCCGGATCAGCGGCCCGCTGGACCTTACCCGGGATGACACAAGTGATTGGAATCAGAACACAAGCGCAGTGGCCCGCACCGGGCAGCCAGTGCCGCCCTTCATGGAGAACGGCAGGCAGACGAAGAGCAAGTTCTTGCCCACCAGTTGATCGAGATTGCAAAGCTGCTGGACCAGGCAGACATCCCGGCCGTTGAGCGCGGTATGTGTCGGTCACCACCCCTCGTTGAGATCGTCCATGCCGATCATGTCGTTACAGAAGATGGTGATCTCCTGACTGACCAGCCAATGCACCCCTCGGTCGGCACATAGAGCCGGTTCATGGCGAAGCCTTCCTTGCCCTGGTGCTTGTCGGACCCGGTTCAGCAGACGGTTGCGCCGCCGGGCCCAATCTTGCGTCCCGATTTGTTGGCCGCGGCCTCGAAGTTCTCGATAGTTATTGCTTCGCCGTTCTGCTTGTGGCTGAGATCGAGAAGGCGGCCCGGCAACACGAGCTGCTCCAGCGGGACCTGATCGAGCGGAATGCCATTGGCTGCGCTGTGGCGCGGCACATCGAGATGGGTGCCGCAATGTTCCGGCATCAGGGTCATGCGGCTTTTCATCGTGATCTTGCCTCCGGTGATCTCGGAGAGATAGGCATGATCGTCGAGCTGGAAGAAGGTCACTTGGCCGCCGATGTTCGGCATGTTGAAATACATCGGATGGCTGAGATCGATGATCTTCTGAATTACTGGCACCATGGTGGTCACGCCCCTCGTTGTCTCGGGGTGATCATGCCTGATCGGCGAGCCAGGCCATCACCTCCTCAACCGAACCCGCGACCTGACCCTCTGGCATGGCGGGGCGCGCCACCATGACGACGGGCAGGCCAAGCGACCGGGCGGACAGGATCTTCGCTTCGTTCGCCGCGCCGCCGCTCGCCTTGGTGACCAGCGCGCCGATGCCGTTCTCCCGTAACAGCGTCGTCTCGCCTTCGGCCGTGAAGGGGCCGCGGTCCAGCAGCAGGTCGCCATGCGGCAGCGGCGCGTCCGGTGGCTCGATCATGCGGACGAGAAGACGGATGCCGCGTAGGTCCGAGAAGGCATCGAGGTCGCGCCGGCCCAGCGTCACAAATGCGGCCGACGGCGCGAGGTCGCCGAGAGCCCGTGCCGCGTCGGGTGCATCACGCACCGCAATCCACCGGTCGTCTGCCGTCTCTTGCCACATCGGACGGACGAGCTTGATGCGTGGGACGACGGCTTGCGACGCGGCATCGGCAGCGTGGCTGGCCATGACAGAGGCAAAGGGATGGGTGGCGTCGATCAGGGCGGCAAAGCGCTCCGCCCGGAGGTAGTCGGCGAGGCCTTCCACCCCGCCGAAACCACCGCGCCTGACCGTACCCGGGACCTGCCCGGGGGCGCGTGTGACCCCGGCGAGCGATGTGACGACGTCGATATCGAGTCGCTCCGAGATGAGCCGCTCAGCCAGCGCGACAGCCTCGGTCGTGCCGCCCAGGATCAGGATCCGCAACATGGAATCACGGTCCGGCCCGGCCAACGATGGCGCCGGCCCGGTCGATCACGATGATGTCGATGACGGTGTCGCCGGCCAGCGTCGCCAGCGCGCTCTCCCGCGCCCGTCGCGCTACGGCATCGGCGAGGGGAATGTCATGCGCCTGGCTCAGCGCGAGGACGGCTCCGGCACTGGTGGCGGCAGCCATCTCGCTGACGAGCGTAGCGTCGGCGCCGTTGGCCTCGGCGAGCGCGGCCAAGGCCGCGTGGTTGACCTGGCTGCGCGAGGAGTGAAGATCCATCGCCCCTTGGCCCAGTTTGGTCAGCTTGCCGAAGCCGCCGGCGATCGTAACACGAGGCACCGGGTGACGGCGCAGGTACTTCAGCATGCCGCCGGCGAAGTCGCCCATATCGATCAGCGCACCGATCTCCAGCCCGTAGAGCTCCCGCACGGTCACCTCGGATGTGCGCCCGGTTGACACGGCCACATGGTTGAGTCCGGTGGCGCGCGCAACATCGATGCCGCGGTGGATCGAGTGGATCCAGGCCGAGCAGGAGTAGGGAATGACGACACCGGTCGTGCCCAGGATCGACAGACCACCCTCAATGCCGAGGCGCGGGTTCCAGGTCGCCTCGGCGAGCGTGGCGCCATCGGTCACGCCCACGGTGATCGCGACGTCGCCTGCGCAGCCGTGGCGCCTTGCGAGATCGGCGATCGCGGCCGTCATCATCTCGCGCGGTTTCGGATTGATCGCGGGTTCGCCGGGCGGGATCGGCAGACCGGGTTTCGTGACTGTTCCCACACCCTCGCCGGCCCGGAACGAGATGCCTTCCCCTGTCTCCGTCCACCGGACCGACACCACGATTTCGGCGCCATGGGTGATGTCAGGATCGTCACCGGCATCCTTGATCACTGAGGCGGTGGCCTCCCCCTCACCGAGCTCCCGGCGAACGAGCGGAAAGGCCGGTTCCTTGCCTCCCGGCAGGGTGATCGTCACTGGATCGGGGAAGCGTCCGGTCGCCAGTGCCTCGAAGGCGGCGGCCGTAGCGGCCGTCGCACAAGCGCCGGTGGTCCACCCCTTGCGCAGGGGGCCTTCGGGTTTTGTCGCCATGACCCTGGTCGCGGATGAGAAGAACAATGTCGCCGATTGTAGGATTTCGACTCTCGAAGGTTTATAGGCTCACCATCATGGATCCGTCACGACGCAAATCCCGTCTGCCCAACCTTCCCGACTTCGAGCCGGGCTGGGTCTGGCTTGTGGGCGCAGGCCCGGGTGATCCCGGGCTGATCACGCTGCTCGCGCATCACGCGCTGGGCGTGGCCGACTGCGTCGTCTACGACGCCCTAGTCGACAAGAATATCCTCGATCTCGCACGCGCCGACGCGGAGCTGATCTATGCCGGCAAGCGCGGTGGCAAGCCTTCGCCCAAGCAGCCCGACATCTCCAACCGCCTGATCGCGCTGGCGCGGGGCGGCAAGCGGGTGCTGCGGCTGAAGGGCGGCGATCCCTTCGTCTTCGGCCGCGGCGGCGAGGAGGCGCTGGCGCTGGTCGGTGCGGGGGTGCCGTTCCGGGTGGTGCCCGGCATCACGGCCGGCATCGGCGGCCTCGCCTATGCCGGCATCCCGGCGACCCATCGCGACACCAACCACACCGTTACCTTCATCACCGGGCACATGGCCGGCGGCGACATGCCTGACGGGATCGATTGGCATGCGCTTGCCGCCGGCGGCCAAGCGCTGGTGATTTATATGGCGCTCAAGCATCTGGACGAGATCGCCACCGAGCTTCTCGAGGGCGGCCTGATGTCGGAGACACCGGTGGCCATCGTCAGTCGCGCGGCGACTGCACACCAGCGGGTCCTGGAGACCACCCTAGGTTCGGCTGTGGCCGACGTTGCCGAGAGCGGGATCGAGGCACCAGCGATCGTCGCCATGGGCGAGATCGTGCGTCTGCGCAGCGGTCTCGACTGGATGGGCGCCATGGAGGGCCGCCTGCTCGACTCTGACCCCCTGGGGCGCGACCGGACCCGGCAGGCAGGCTGATTCCGTGGCGGGCGGTCTGATCATTGCTGCGCCGTCGGGTGGCAGCGGCAAGACCGTTCTGACGCTCGCCCTTCTCCGCGCCTTCGCCCGACGGGGCGACTCGGTCTCCTCGTTCAAGGTCGGTCCCGACTACATTGATCCCGCCTTTCATTCAGCAGCGTCCGGACGGGTCTGCCCCAATCTCGATCTCTGGGCCATGCGGCCCGACACCTTTGCCGCGACGGCGCACGACGTGATCTCGGACGCCGACCTTGTCATCGGCGAAGGTGTGATGGGCCTGTTCGACGGTCCGGTTGCAGGCGACGGCAGCACCGCTGACGTGGCCGGCGCGCTC is a window of Rhodospirillales bacterium DNA encoding:
- the dnaK gene encoding molecular chaperone DnaK, whose protein sequence is MSKVIGIDLGTTNSCVAVMEAGSSRVIENSEGGRTTPSLVAFAEDGERLVGQAAKRQAVTNPEATLFAIKRLIGRSFDDPMTQKDKDLVPYNIVKADSGDAWVEARGEKYSPSQISAFILQKMKETAEAHTGGSVTQAVITVPAYFNDSQRQATKDAGKIAGLEVLRIINEPTAAALAYGLDKKEQGTIVVYDLGGGTFDVSVLEIGDGVFEVKSTNGDTFLGGEDFDKRILDYLAEEFQKENGIDLRVDKLALQRLKEAAEKAKIELSSAVQTEINLPFITADASGPKHLTIKLTRAKLEALVDDLLERTLVPCKKALKDAGLTAGEIDEVVLVGGMTRMPKCQEKVQQFFGKEPHKGVNPDEVVAIGAAIQAGVLQGEVKDVLLLDVTPLSLGIETLGGVFTRLIDRNTTIPTRKSQVFSTAEDNQTAVTIRVAQGEREMASDNKMLGQFDLVGIPTAPRGLPQIEVTFDIDANGIVNVSAKDKATGKEQQIRIQASGGLSDDEIDGMVKDAESHAEEDKKRREGVEARNQADGLIHSTEQQLSEHGDAVDPDVKGEIEAAITELRAVIENEDAQTEAIESKTQVLMQAAMKMGDAIYKAQQEAEAAAGGDGSSPAEDGVVDAEFEEVDDDDKKTGTV
- the dnaJ gene encoding molecular chaperone DnaJ, which translates into the protein MAKRDYYDVLGVERGADEKAIKSAYRKLAMQYHPDRNQDNAEAEQKFKEANEAYEVLKDEQKRAAYDQFGHAAFENGMGGGGAQAHDFASSFADVFDDLFGEFMGGNRRRGQGNGQRGADLRYNMGITLEEAFAGKQAKVRVPTAVICEACGGSGADDPEATSICGTCAGYGKARAQQGFFSIERTCPTCGGTGKVIGDSCKVCGGAGRVQKEKSLNVTIPAGVDDGMRIRLSGEGEAGGRGGPAGDLYIVLTVRPHPIFQRDGGTIYCPVPITLVTAALGGTIEVPTIDGKRAKVSIPAGTQTGRQFRLRGKGMTGVRSSARGDMIIETLVETPVALTARQKELLKKFDEAGGGKGQNPESEGFFTKVKDLWQDLTD
- a CDS encoding 4-hydroxy-tetrahydrodipicolinate reductase — its product is MTVRIGICGAAGRMGRMLARTAFVREGAIVAAGSEQPGSDSLGKDLGVLAGLKPLEVAIGDDRSALFAASDVVVDFTAPVSTLANAREAAATRKGLVVGTTGLSADDKAALATCAASAPIVFAANMSLCVNLLLSVTRKVAATLDDEFDIEIVEMHHRHKVDAPSGTALALAEAVAEGRGVVLDDVADRGRDGITGARERGAIGMAALRGGDVVGEHMVVFAADGERIEIGHRATDRGIFARGAITAALWLHGRDPGFYDMQDVLGLSD
- a CDS encoding DUF2244 domain-containing protein, encoding MTMNEHGDAKPDGILFDAMLVPHRSLPRWGFAVLIGSLALALGSVGLAFWSLGAWPVAGFCGLEVLLVWGAFELNYRSGRTVETVRLDNRVLRIDRHTPSGRRLYWTFEPGWVRVGIETRRNESTELVVTSHGRRLLIGAFLTDEERSELASAINDALARWRRVPDAG
- the nth gene encoding endonuclease III — its product is MKKDDIDRLFASLAAVIPEPETELEYTNVFTLLVSVVLSAQATDKSVNEATPALFALADTPEKMIALGEDGVREKIKTIGLFNSKAKNVIKLSGMLLAEHGGAVPQSREELQKLPGVGRKTASVVMNEAFGEATIAVDTHVFRVSNRTGLARAKTPDKVEQKLERIVPAQWKKGAHHWLILHGRYTCLARKPKCWTCVISDICPHKPKTPDPEIEAATKAEKKATGARKLAPPKPEKATAKKAAKTKVAKRRSS
- a CDS encoding cyclase family protein; translated protein: MVPVIQKIIDLSHPMYFNMPNIGGQVTFFQLDDHAYLSEITGGKITMKSRMTLMPEHCGTHLDVPRHSAANGIPLDQVPLEQLVLPGRLLDLSHKQNGEAITIENFEAAANKSGRKIGPGGATVC
- a CDS encoding cobalt-precorrin-6A reductase — protein: MLRILILGGTTEAVALAERLISERLDIDVVTSLAGVTRAPGQVPGTVRRGGFGGVEGLADYLRAERFAALIDATHPFASVMASHAADAASQAVVPRIKLVRPMWQETADDRWIAVRDAPDAARALGDLAPSAAFVTLGRRDLDAFSDLRGIRLLVRMIEPPDAPLPHGDLLLDRGPFTAEGETTLLRENGIGALVTKASGGAANEAKILSARSLGLPVVMVARPAMPEGQVAGSVEEVMAWLADQA
- a CDS encoding cobalt-precorrin-5B (C(1))-methyltransferase; translation: MATKPEGPLRKGWTTGACATAATAAAFEALATGRFPDPVTITLPGGKEPAFPLVRRELGEGEATASVIKDAGDDPDITHGAEIVVSVRWTETGEGISFRAGEGVGTVTKPGLPIPPGEPAINPKPREMMTAAIADLARRHGCAGDVAITVGVTDGATLAEATWNPRLGIEGGLSILGTTGVVIPYSCSAWIHSIHRGIDVARATGLNHVAVSTGRTSEVTVRELYGLEIGALIDMGDFAGGMLKYLRRHPVPRVTIAGGFGKLTKLGQGAMDLHSSRSQVNHAALAALAEANGADATLVSEMAAATSAGAVLALSQAHDIPLADAVARRARESALATLAGDTVIDIIVIDRAGAIVGRAGP
- the cobA gene encoding uroporphyrinogen-III C-methyltransferase; this translates as MDPSRRKSRLPNLPDFEPGWVWLVGAGPGDPGLITLLAHHALGVADCVVYDALVDKNILDLARADAELIYAGKRGGKPSPKQPDISNRLIALARGGKRVLRLKGGDPFVFGRGGEEALALVGAGVPFRVVPGITAGIGGLAYAGIPATHRDTNHTVTFITGHMAGGDMPDGIDWHALAAGGQALVIYMALKHLDEIATELLEGGLMSETPVAIVSRAATAHQRVLETTLGSAVADVAESGIEAPAIVAMGEIVRLRSGLDWMGAMEGRLLDSDPLGRDRTRQAG